The following coding sequences lie in one Synechococcus sp. CC9902 genomic window:
- a CDS encoding phosphodiester glycosidase family protein, producing MLPIAPPPEPLPQIRAVAPRRGNTVAIDGERVKAIWEWRGNNSTQPDQLWLPLDLLEARMGFRRQERPGGDALEWFGRTVALSRLDSRSLGDEVGFDVGDWLTSVGVDTKRKGGTLILSLPAPALQGLRRGKGATAKRLVLDLDGPAFAQRIGTDWAFALQTTSRQRNILKQLGLHPLQEGRLLKLRGQAIRLRSLSLATPWRLVLDGVGGRSVAIQPRRELPINNPALAPYIQQGLVMEERTINVGVKPLRIFRIGGRLNALGLRLQPLAQEDRQQGLSFLPELSRSAKALVSINGGFFNRINQLPLGALRRNGTWLSGPILNRGVIGWSRNSTLHFGRLELLQELQVNSSKRWRLGFLNSGYVQKGLSRYTPSWGSKYRAISGKEQALLIRRGVVEQEWGHNSLRQGVPIPPGTDLIVARGGAALPAGVGDRVKLFLWSRSALGTHPNVLGGGPLLMQHGRIVLNGRSEGFSPGFLRLTAPRTVVGQGRDGQWMLTVHGATTSDPTLLETALAAQQLGFTDALNLDGGSSTTLVVSNQTVMNGRGSTPRVHNGLGLIRS from the coding sequence ATGCTCCCCATCGCTCCGCCGCCAGAGCCTCTGCCGCAAATTCGTGCCGTCGCGCCAAGGAGAGGAAATACGGTTGCGATTGACGGTGAACGCGTCAAAGCAATTTGGGAATGGCGTGGGAATAACAGCACTCAACCCGATCAGCTTTGGCTGCCGCTGGATCTTCTCGAGGCACGGATGGGGTTCAGACGCCAGGAAAGACCTGGTGGTGATGCATTGGAGTGGTTTGGCCGAACAGTGGCTTTGAGTCGGCTAGACAGCCGCTCCCTCGGCGACGAAGTCGGGTTCGACGTTGGAGATTGGTTGACCAGCGTTGGAGTTGACACCAAGCGCAAGGGAGGAACCTTGATCCTCAGCCTGCCCGCGCCTGCACTGCAAGGGTTAAGGCGGGGCAAAGGAGCCACCGCAAAGCGTCTCGTGCTGGATCTCGATGGGCCGGCTTTTGCGCAACGCATCGGGACTGATTGGGCCTTCGCGCTACAGACCACCTCTCGACAGCGCAACATCCTCAAGCAGCTCGGCTTACACCCTCTCCAAGAGGGGCGTCTCTTGAAACTCCGCGGCCAGGCCATTCGTCTACGCAGTTTGAGCTTGGCCACACCGTGGCGACTGGTGCTTGATGGGGTGGGGGGGCGATCAGTGGCGATACAGCCACGAAGAGAGCTTCCGATTAACAACCCAGCTCTTGCCCCCTACATACAACAGGGCCTCGTGATGGAGGAACGCACCATCAACGTTGGCGTCAAACCACTTCGAATTTTTCGCATCGGAGGCAGGCTCAACGCACTGGGGCTAAGGCTCCAACCCCTGGCACAAGAAGACCGACAGCAAGGACTGAGCTTCCTTCCAGAACTCTCTAGATCTGCCAAGGCACTCGTCTCCATCAATGGCGGGTTTTTCAACCGCATCAATCAACTTCCCCTGGGAGCGCTGCGGCGCAATGGCACCTGGTTGTCCGGACCGATCCTGAACCGTGGCGTGATCGGCTGGAGCCGCAACAGCACCCTTCACTTCGGGCGGCTTGAGCTCCTGCAAGAACTCCAGGTGAACAGCTCCAAACGTTGGCGGCTTGGCTTTTTAAACAGTGGGTATGTACAAAAAGGTCTGAGCCGCTACACACCCAGCTGGGGATCGAAATATCGCGCCATCAGTGGCAAGGAGCAGGCCCTGCTGATTCGCAGAGGTGTTGTGGAACAAGAATGGGGGCATAACTCGCTGAGACAGGGCGTCCCCATCCCACCGGGAACGGATTTGATTGTTGCCCGAGGTGGTGCAGCACTCCCTGCAGGCGTTGGCGATCGGGTGAAGCTCTTTTTGTGGTCTCGCTCAGCGCTCGGCACACATCCCAACGTGCTGGGTGGAGGACCACTCTTGATGCAACACGGTCGCATCGTGCTGAACGGCCGAAGCGAAGGGTTTAGTCCAGGCTTTCTGCGTCTCACGGCGCCTCGCACCGTGGTGGGGCAAGGCCGTGATGGCCAGTGGATGCTCACGGTGCATGGCGCGACGACCAGTGATCCCACGTTGCTCGAAACAGCCCTGGCAGCCCAACAACTTGGCTTCACAGATGCTCTAAATCTGGATGGAGGAAGCTCCACAACCCTTGTGGTGAGCAACCAAACAGTCATGAATGGGCGGGGAAGCACCCCCAGGGTTCACAACGGCCTCGGACTCATACGGTCATGA
- the rpsG gene encoding 30S ribosomal protein S7, translated as MSRRNAAVKRPILPDPQFNSRLATMMVARLMQHGKKSTAQRILSDAFGLINERTGGDPLELFETAVKNATPLVEVRARRVGGATYQVPMEVRQERGTAMALRWLVSFSRARNGRSMSQKLAGELMDAANEAGSAVRKREETHKMAEANKAFAHYRY; from the coding sequence ATGTCCCGCCGTAACGCCGCTGTAAAGCGCCCAATTCTTCCTGATCCACAGTTCAACAGCCGGCTCGCAACGATGATGGTTGCTCGGCTGATGCAGCACGGGAAGAAATCAACGGCTCAGCGCATTCTTTCTGACGCCTTCGGTTTGATCAACGAGCGCACCGGTGGGGATCCACTGGAACTCTTTGAAACTGCCGTCAAGAACGCGACTCCCCTCGTTGAAGTGCGTGCACGACGTGTCGGTGGCGCCACCTACCAGGTGCCTATGGAAGTTCGTCAGGAGCGCGGTACCGCGATGGCTCTGCGCTGGCTCGTGAGCTTTTCACGCGCGCGTAACGGGCGCAGCATGTCTCAGAAGCTTGCTGGCGAACTGATGGATGCCGCCAATGAAGCTGGAAGTGCTGTTCGCAAACGCGAAGAGACGCACAAAATGGCCGAAGCCAACAAAGCTTTCGCCCACTACCGCTACTGA
- the fusA gene encoding elongation factor G, which translates to MARAFPLERVRNIGIAAHIDAGKTTTTERILFYSGVVHKIGEVHDGAAVTDWMAQERERGITITAAAISTSWKDHRVNIIDTPGHVDFTIEVERSMRVLDGVIAVFCAVGGVQPQSETVWRQADRYSVPRMVFVNKMDRTGADFLKVHGQIQDRLKANAVPIQLPIGAEGELSGIIDLVENKAHIYKDDLGQDIEITDVPEAMKDQVEEWRAFLMEKVAETDEALIEKFLDTGELSNDELKQGIRTGVVKHGLVPVLCGSAFKNKGVQLVLDAVVDYLPAPIDVPPIQGILPDGTEAVRPSDDKAPFSALAFKVMADPYGKLTFVRMYSGVLEKGSYVMNSTKGIKERISRLVVLKADDREEVDQLQAGDLGAVLGLKNTTTGDTLCSADEPIVLETLFVPEPVISVAVEPKTKGDMEKLSKALVSLAEEDPTFRVRTDQETGQTVIAGMGELHLEILVDRMMREFKVEANIGAPQVSYRETIRGSSKGEGKFSRQTGGKGQYGHVVIEMEPGEPESGFVFVNKIVGGIVPKEFIKPSEQGMKETCESGVIAGFPLIDVKVSMVDGSYHDVDSSEMAFKIAGSMAFKDAVRKCNPVLLEPMMKVEVEVPEDFLGSVIGDLSSRRGQVEGQAIDDGTSKVSAKVPLAEMFGYATELRSMTQGRGIFSMEFSHYEDVPRNVAEAIISKNQGNS; encoded by the coding sequence GTGGCCCGCGCCTTTCCCCTGGAACGCGTCAGAAATATTGGTATCGCTGCGCACATTGATGCCGGCAAAACCACCACGACAGAACGGATTTTGTTCTATTCAGGCGTGGTGCACAAAATCGGCGAGGTGCATGACGGTGCTGCCGTCACCGACTGGATGGCCCAGGAGCGGGAGAGAGGAATCACGATCACGGCAGCGGCCATTTCCACGAGCTGGAAAGACCACCGTGTGAACATCATCGACACCCCCGGACACGTCGACTTCACCATCGAAGTTGAACGCTCCATGCGTGTTCTCGACGGAGTGATCGCAGTGTTCTGCGCCGTCGGCGGTGTTCAGCCCCAATCGGAAACAGTCTGGAGACAGGCCGATCGCTATTCCGTTCCTCGGATGGTGTTTGTGAACAAAATGGACCGCACTGGTGCGGACTTCCTCAAGGTTCACGGACAAATCCAGGATCGTTTGAAGGCCAATGCCGTGCCGATTCAGCTCCCAATCGGTGCTGAAGGTGAGTTGAGCGGCATCATCGACCTCGTCGAGAACAAAGCGCACATTTATAAGGACGACCTCGGGCAAGACATCGAAATCACCGATGTGCCTGAAGCGATGAAAGACCAGGTTGAGGAATGGCGCGCTTTCTTAATGGAGAAAGTTGCTGAGACAGATGAAGCGCTGATTGAAAAATTTCTAGATACCGGCGAGCTCTCCAACGATGAGCTCAAGCAGGGGATCCGCACTGGCGTGGTGAAGCACGGTTTAGTTCCTGTGCTTTGTGGTTCAGCCTTTAAAAACAAGGGTGTACAGCTGGTGCTCGACGCTGTCGTCGACTACCTGCCAGCCCCCATTGATGTGCCTCCGATTCAGGGAATTCTTCCCGATGGCACAGAAGCTGTGCGTCCTTCAGACGACAAAGCTCCATTCAGTGCCTTGGCCTTCAAAGTGATGGCTGATCCCTACGGCAAGCTCACCTTCGTTCGGATGTATTCGGGTGTCCTTGAAAAGGGCAGTTACGTGATGAACTCCACGAAGGGGATCAAAGAGCGCATCTCGCGTTTGGTTGTGCTTAAAGCCGACGATCGCGAAGAAGTGGATCAACTCCAGGCTGGCGATCTTGGTGCCGTGCTGGGCCTGAAAAACACCACGACCGGCGACACGCTTTGCTCAGCCGATGAACCCATTGTTCTCGAGACGTTGTTCGTCCCAGAACCGGTGATTTCCGTGGCGGTTGAGCCCAAGACCAAAGGTGATATGGAGAAACTCTCCAAAGCCCTGGTGTCTTTGGCGGAAGAAGATCCCACGTTCCGGGTTCGCACGGATCAAGAAACTGGCCAGACCGTGATTGCTGGCATGGGTGAGCTTCACCTGGAGATCCTGGTGGACAGAATGATGCGTGAATTCAAGGTTGAAGCCAACATCGGCGCCCCTCAGGTGTCGTACAGAGAAACCATTCGTGGTTCTTCCAAAGGTGAAGGCAAGTTCTCCCGGCAAACGGGTGGTAAGGGCCAATACGGTCACGTTGTGATCGAAATGGAGCCCGGCGAACCCGAATCCGGATTCGTGTTCGTAAACAAAATTGTTGGTGGCATTGTTCCGAAGGAATTCATCAAACCTTCCGAGCAAGGGATGAAGGAAACCTGCGAATCAGGTGTGATCGCTGGATTCCCCCTAATCGACGTCAAAGTCAGCATGGTTGATGGGTCTTACCACGATGTGGACTCATCTGAAATGGCCTTCAAAATTGCAGGCTCGATGGCCTTCAAAGATGCGGTCAGGAAGTGCAACCCTGTTCTTCTTGAACCGATGATGAAGGTGGAGGTCGAAGTCCCCGAGGATTTCCTTGGCTCCGTCATCGGCGACCTATCCTCCCGACGAGGACAGGTCGAAGGTCAGGCAATTGACGATGGCACGTCAAAAGTCTCGGCCAAGGTGCCCCTGGCCGAGATGTTCGGCTACGCCACCGAACTCCGATCCATGACTCAGGGTCGGGGTATTTTCTCAATGGAGTTCAGCCACTATGAGGATGTTCCTCGCAATGTGGCCGAAGCCATCATCTCCAAGAATCAGGGCAATTCCTGA
- the rpsL gene encoding 30S ribosomal protein S12: MPTIQQLIRTERSRLKVKTKSPALKSCPERRGVCTRVYTSTPKKPNSALRKVARVRLTSGFEVTAYIGGIGHNLQEHSVVLIRGGRVKDLPGVRYHIIRGTLDTSGVKDRRQSRSKYGAKAPKE, translated from the coding sequence ATGCCAACCATCCAACAGCTAATCCGCACTGAGCGCTCACGTCTCAAAGTCAAGACGAAATCGCCTGCTTTGAAGTCCTGCCCTGAGCGCCGCGGTGTCTGCACCCGCGTTTACACCTCCACGCCGAAAAAACCCAACTCGGCGCTTCGCAAGGTGGCTCGTGTGCGGCTCACCTCCGGTTTTGAGGTGACTGCTTATATCGGTGGCATCGGACACAACCTTCAAGAGCACTCTGTTGTGCTGATTCGAGGAGGACGTGTCAAAGACCTGCCAGGGGTTCGATATCACATCATTCGCGGAACCCTCGACACATCTGGCGTCAAAGACCGCCGCCAATCCCGCTCCAAGTACGGCGCTAAAGCACCAAAAGAGTGA
- the lipA gene encoding lipoyl synthase, translating into MLKPEWLRVKAPQRERIGAVADLLQDLNLNTVCQEASCPNIGECFAGGTATFLIMGPGCTRACPYCDIDFDKSVRELDPSEPERLGEAVARLGLSHVVITSVNRDDLLDGGASQFVACIEQVKQRSPLTTIELLIPDLCGNWDALATVMAAAPHVLNHNIETVPRMYKKARPQGIYERSLDLLQRVRKGWPKVYTKSGLMAGLGETDDEVIGVLKDLRDHQVDIVTIGQYLSPGPKHLAVDRFVTPSQFESYRSIGEDELGFLQVVSSPLTRSSYHAGEVQRLMASHPR; encoded by the coding sequence GTGCTCAAGCCCGAGTGGTTGCGCGTTAAAGCCCCGCAGCGGGAAAGGATCGGTGCTGTCGCAGATCTACTGCAAGACCTCAATCTGAACACGGTCTGCCAAGAGGCAAGTTGCCCGAACATCGGCGAATGTTTTGCCGGTGGAACAGCCACTTTTTTAATCATGGGTCCGGGCTGCACCCGCGCCTGCCCCTACTGCGACATCGACTTCGACAAAAGTGTTAGGGAGCTTGATCCGAGCGAACCAGAACGCCTTGGAGAAGCTGTTGCACGCCTTGGGTTAAGCCACGTTGTAATTACATCCGTCAATCGTGACGACCTGCTCGACGGCGGTGCCTCTCAATTTGTGGCGTGTATTGAGCAGGTGAAGCAGCGGTCCCCGCTCACCACCATTGAATTACTCATCCCCGATCTTTGCGGGAACTGGGACGCACTAGCCACCGTGATGGCAGCCGCACCTCACGTACTGAATCACAATATTGAGACGGTCCCACGGATGTACAAAAAGGCAAGGCCCCAGGGCATTTATGAACGCTCCCTGGACTTACTTCAACGGGTGCGAAAGGGCTGGCCAAAGGTGTACACAAAGTCGGGGCTCATGGCGGGCTTGGGTGAAACCGATGACGAGGTGATCGGCGTCTTAAAGGACTTACGCGACCATCAAGTCGACATTGTGACCATCGGGCAATACCTCTCACCTGGGCCCAAGCACCTAGCAGTCGATCGATTTGTCACGCCCAGCCAATTCGAGTCGTATCGCAGCATTGGGGAAGACGAGCTGGGCTTCCTCCAAGTGGTGAGCAGTCCACTCACCCGCAGCAGCTATCACGCTGGTGAGGTGCAACGGCTTATGGCCAGTCATCCCCGCTAA
- a CDS encoding YciI family protein, whose translation MAWFVKTETFTAETAALSIEQRRPFLEAHRHWLDQHIGLGRRIRSGFLVDDQRRPGGGGMLIFQASSYADALAWVSQDPMIVEGLVAWQLQEWIPVSGDDWP comes from the coding sequence GTGGCTTGGTTCGTCAAGACAGAAACCTTTACGGCTGAAACCGCTGCTCTCTCGATCGAGCAGCGGCGTCCATTTTTGGAGGCGCATCGCCATTGGCTGGATCAACACATCGGGCTTGGACGACGCATTCGCAGTGGCTTTTTAGTCGATGATCAGCGGCGTCCTGGCGGTGGAGGAATGCTGATTTTTCAAGCCTCGTCCTATGCCGATGCCCTGGCCTGGGTGAGCCAGGATCCAATGATTGTGGAGGGTCTTGTGGCGTGGCAGCTTCAGGAGTGGATCCCTGTTAGCGGGGATGACTGGCCATAA
- the gltB gene encoding glutamate synthase large subunit: MSEAIRPSAWPYSDSAAPDAVAGEKDACGVGFLAQLSGKASHWVLQQALRGLGCMEHRGGCGGDGDSGDGAGILCGIPWNYLRAVWPEASAAKGLGMMFMPTNPASRAAVRACCDAEAKALGLSPLGWREVPIDPSVLGELARQTAPAIEQWALDGADDGDALEALLLRLRRRVGARARQELGSDQVQDFYVTSLSSRTVVYKGMVRSEVLERYYADLRDPRFEVSFAVYHRRFSTNTLPRWPLAQPMRMLGHNGEINTLLGNLNWAKASEANLHNVWGEASADLIPVVNPAFSDSANLDATLELMVRSGRSITDSLITLVPEAFRNQPDLDRRPDVTAMYEFNAGIQEPWDGPALLVFADGKRVGATLDRNGLRPARWCTTSDGFVIMGSETGVVDLTDKTIVQKGRLGPGQMLAVDLETGQLLDNWAVKEDAAQRFPYADWLHQHRSSVSAQPWVEARCMGELDLLRLQTAMGFTAEDLDLVIEDMAGLGKEPTYCMGDDIPLAVLSDRPHLLYDYFKQRFAQVTNPPIDPLREKLVMSLEMHLGERRPALKPEAKAAAVIHLDSPVLNETELAALSQQGLPVRMLSTQVAVEACAGGLGTALNDLCKNAEQLVRDGAQVLVLSDRVRADGQPSELSATTVAMPALLAVGAVHHHLLRQKLRLQCSLVADTAQCWSTHHMACLIGYGASAVCPWLTWETTRHWLEHPKTQKRIEQGKLPSLDAVKAQENVRISLENGLRKILSKIGISLLASYHGAQIFEAIGLGADVIEMAFSGTTSRVAGMTLAELANETLSLHAKAFPELNRSKLEFMGFVQYRSGGEFHLNSPDMSKALHAAVKTGPGYDHFSTYKTLLENRPVTALRDLLEFKIASTPRPLDQVESVESLCSRFCTGGMSLGALSREAHEVLAVAMNRIGGKSNSGEGGEDPARFQVLSDVDAEGRSAAFPSIGGLRNGDTASSAIKQIASGRFGVTAEYLRSAKQLEIKVAQGAKPGEGGQLPGPKVDNYIAWLRNSKPGVALISPPPHHDIYSIEDLAQLIHDLHQVHPKAPVSVKLVSEIGIGTIAAGVAKANADVIQISGHDGGTGASPLSSIKHAGSPWELGLTEVHRSLLENGLRDRVLLRADGGLKTGWDVVIAAMLGAEEFGFGSVAMIAEGCIMARVCHTNNCPVGVATQKEALRKRFKGVPEHVVNFFWFVAEEVRQLLSLLGMAKLEDLIGRTDLLQTRAVDLAKTSCVDLSSLLAPIAGSEDRSWLTHSATAHGNGPILEDDFLADRELMEAVENHSDLSRITEIINTDRSVCARLAGELAQLHGNRGFKGQLDLTFRGAAGQSFGAFLVQGMNVRLEGEANDYVGKGMNSGRITLVPSDGTPNPGEQVILGNTCLYGATGGELFAYGRAGERFGVRNSGAKTVVEGAGDHCCEYMTGGVVVVLGSTGRNIGAGMTGGVAFLLDDTGGVTPRVNPEIVEVCALTTGEQDAMLKDLLERYLAVTGSEKASELLADWPTAKSRFKVLVPPSERAPMGLTEKQAVAA, encoded by the coding sequence ATGTCTGAAGCCATCCGTCCCTCAGCTTGGCCATACAGCGACAGCGCTGCTCCTGATGCCGTGGCTGGTGAGAAGGACGCGTGCGGCGTTGGTTTTCTTGCTCAGCTGTCAGGGAAAGCCAGTCATTGGGTGTTGCAACAAGCCCTGCGAGGACTTGGGTGTATGGAACATCGCGGTGGCTGTGGCGGCGATGGTGATTCCGGCGATGGCGCCGGAATCTTGTGTGGCATTCCATGGAATTACCTCAGGGCGGTCTGGCCAGAAGCCAGTGCTGCTAAGGGCCTTGGCATGATGTTCATGCCAACCAATCCGGCCAGCCGCGCCGCTGTGCGCGCCTGTTGCGATGCCGAAGCAAAAGCTTTGGGCTTGTCGCCCTTGGGATGGCGTGAGGTGCCGATCGACCCATCGGTTTTGGGGGAGTTGGCACGGCAGACCGCCCCCGCTATTGAGCAGTGGGCATTGGATGGAGCGGATGATGGAGATGCCCTTGAAGCTCTCTTACTTCGCCTTCGCAGGCGAGTCGGTGCACGGGCGCGTCAGGAGTTGGGCTCCGACCAAGTTCAAGACTTCTATGTCACCTCCCTGAGCAGCCGCACCGTTGTGTACAAGGGCATGGTGCGTTCAGAGGTGTTGGAGCGTTATTACGCCGACCTTCGTGATCCGCGCTTTGAAGTGAGCTTTGCGGTGTACCACCGTCGCTTCAGTACAAACACTCTTCCTCGTTGGCCGTTGGCGCAGCCCATGCGAATGCTGGGTCATAACGGTGAAATCAATACCCTTCTGGGCAATCTCAATTGGGCGAAAGCATCGGAAGCCAATCTCCACAACGTTTGGGGTGAGGCATCGGCTGATCTGATCCCTGTCGTGAATCCGGCGTTCAGTGATTCGGCGAATCTCGATGCAACGTTGGAGTTGATGGTCCGCAGTGGCCGTTCCATTACGGACAGCCTGATCACGTTGGTGCCGGAGGCTTTCCGCAATCAGCCGGACCTCGATCGCCGTCCTGATGTGACCGCGATGTATGAGTTCAATGCGGGGATTCAGGAGCCCTGGGATGGCCCTGCGCTGCTGGTGTTTGCCGATGGCAAACGGGTTGGAGCGACGTTGGATCGCAATGGCTTGAGACCAGCGCGTTGGTGTACCACCAGCGATGGTTTCGTGATCATGGGCTCAGAAACCGGTGTGGTCGATTTAACCGACAAGACCATCGTCCAGAAAGGTCGATTGGGCCCTGGTCAAATGTTGGCCGTCGACTTAGAAACCGGCCAACTTCTCGATAATTGGGCTGTAAAGGAAGACGCTGCCCAACGTTTTCCTTATGCAGATTGGTTGCATCAACACCGTTCCTCTGTATCAGCGCAGCCGTGGGTTGAGGCGCGCTGCATGGGAGAGCTCGATCTGTTGCGTCTGCAGACGGCGATGGGCTTCACCGCCGAAGACCTCGATCTGGTGATCGAAGACATGGCTGGCCTTGGCAAGGAGCCCACGTACTGCATGGGGGACGACATCCCACTAGCAGTTCTGTCTGACCGCCCCCATTTGCTGTACGACTACTTCAAGCAACGGTTCGCACAGGTCACGAACCCGCCCATTGATCCGCTTCGCGAGAAGTTGGTGATGAGTCTGGAAATGCATCTGGGTGAGCGTCGCCCAGCCTTGAAGCCTGAGGCCAAGGCTGCTGCAGTGATTCACCTCGATAGCCCGGTGCTCAATGAAACTGAGTTAGCGGCTCTCTCTCAGCAAGGCCTTCCGGTCAGGATGCTGTCCACTCAAGTGGCCGTTGAAGCCTGTGCTGGCGGATTGGGCACTGCTCTGAACGATCTATGCAAAAACGCTGAACAGCTCGTGCGCGATGGGGCACAAGTGTTGGTGTTATCGGACCGTGTTCGGGCGGATGGCCAACCTTCAGAGCTCAGTGCCACAACGGTGGCGATGCCCGCCCTCTTGGCCGTTGGAGCGGTGCATCACCACCTCCTGCGCCAAAAGCTGCGGTTGCAATGTTCTTTGGTTGCCGATACGGCTCAATGTTGGAGCACGCATCACATGGCCTGTTTGATCGGCTATGGGGCGAGTGCTGTATGCCCATGGCTGACGTGGGAAACGACCCGCCACTGGTTGGAGCATCCCAAAACTCAAAAGCGGATTGAGCAGGGCAAACTTCCCTCCCTTGACGCTGTCAAAGCTCAAGAGAACGTTCGCATCTCTCTGGAAAATGGCTTGCGCAAGATCCTCTCAAAGATTGGGATCTCCTTGCTAGCGAGCTATCACGGTGCACAAATTTTTGAGGCCATCGGCCTCGGTGCAGACGTGATTGAGATGGCGTTTTCCGGCACCACCAGTCGTGTGGCCGGGATGACCCTTGCTGAACTCGCCAACGAAACCCTGTCGTTGCATGCCAAGGCTTTCCCCGAGCTCAACCGCAGCAAGCTCGAATTTATGGGTTTTGTGCAGTACCGCTCGGGTGGTGAATTCCACCTGAACAGTCCAGATATGTCGAAGGCGCTGCACGCTGCCGTGAAAACTGGCCCTGGATACGACCACTTTTCCACCTACAAAACACTGCTGGAGAACCGTCCAGTTACTGCGTTACGCGATTTGTTGGAGTTCAAGATCGCTTCAACCCCACGTCCCCTCGATCAGGTGGAAAGCGTGGAAAGTTTGTGCAGCAGATTTTGCACCGGTGGCATGAGTCTTGGTGCCTTGTCGCGGGAGGCCCATGAGGTCCTTGCCGTGGCGATGAATCGCATCGGTGGCAAGAGCAATAGTGGTGAAGGTGGTGAAGATCCAGCTCGTTTCCAGGTCTTGAGTGATGTCGATGCGGAAGGCAGGTCCGCAGCGTTTCCGAGCATCGGAGGGTTGCGCAATGGCGACACCGCAAGTTCGGCGATTAAGCAGATCGCGTCAGGGCGGTTTGGGGTCACAGCGGAATACCTCCGTAGTGCCAAACAGTTAGAGATCAAGGTGGCCCAAGGCGCCAAACCGGGTGAAGGGGGCCAGCTGCCAGGTCCCAAGGTTGATAACTACATCGCCTGGTTGCGCAACAGCAAACCGGGTGTGGCCTTGATCTCTCCGCCTCCCCATCACGACATTTACTCAATTGAAGACCTGGCTCAGCTCATTCATGATTTGCACCAGGTGCATCCCAAGGCTCCAGTCAGCGTCAAATTGGTGTCTGAAATAGGGATCGGCACCATTGCCGCTGGCGTGGCGAAAGCCAACGCCGATGTGATTCAGATTTCTGGCCATGACGGCGGTACAGGAGCGTCACCCCTCAGTTCGATTAAGCACGCCGGTAGCCCTTGGGAACTTGGCCTCACTGAAGTGCATCGCTCTCTGTTGGAAAACGGATTGCGTGATCGAGTTCTGCTTCGGGCCGATGGGGGCCTGAAAACGGGTTGGGATGTTGTGATCGCAGCGATGTTGGGTGCCGAGGAATTTGGCTTTGGTTCGGTGGCGATGATTGCTGAGGGCTGCATCATGGCCCGCGTTTGCCACACCAATAATTGCCCGGTCGGTGTTGCGACTCAGAAAGAAGCACTGCGAAAACGCTTTAAGGGAGTGCCTGAGCATGTGGTGAACTTCTTTTGGTTTGTGGCCGAAGAGGTTCGCCAGCTGCTGAGCCTTTTGGGGATGGCCAAGCTTGAGGATTTGATCGGTCGAACCGACCTATTGCAGACCCGTGCCGTTGATTTGGCGAAAACCAGCTGTGTTGATCTATCCAGCCTCTTGGCTCCCATTGCCGGTTCTGAAGATCGCTCTTGGCTCACCCATAGCGCTACGGCTCACGGCAATGGCCCCATCCTCGAAGATGATTTTCTGGCAGATCGTGAGTTGATGGAGGCCGTTGAGAACCACAGCGATCTGAGTCGCATCACTGAAATCATCAATACCGATCGCAGTGTTTGTGCTCGTTTGGCTGGGGAGTTGGCCCAGCTCCATGGCAATCGAGGTTTCAAGGGCCAGCTTGATCTCACATTCCGTGGAGCTGCCGGACAAAGTTTTGGTGCCTTCCTCGTTCAAGGGATGAATGTGCGTCTCGAAGGAGAAGCCAACGATTACGTGGGTAAAGGGATGAATAGTGGTCGGATCACATTGGTCCCCAGTGATGGCACCCCAAATCCTGGTGAGCAGGTGATCCTTGGCAATACCTGTCTCTACGGGGCAACAGGAGGTGAGTTGTTTGCCTACGGCAGAGCTGGCGAACGCTTCGGTGTGCGTAACAGCGGTGCGAAAACCGTCGTAGAAGGTGCCGGGGACCACTGCTGTGAATACATGACGGGCGGTGTGGTCGTGGTACTCGGCAGCACAGGGCGAAATATCGGTGCTGGGATGACCGGTGGCGTCGCCTTTTTGTTGGATGACACGGGTGGTGTGACGCCTCGCGTGAATCCAGAAATTGTTGAGGTCTGCGCTCTCACAACGGGAGAGCAAGACGCCATGCTCAAGGATTTGTTGGAGCGCTATTTGGCGGTCACTGGAAGTGAAAAAGCTTCCGAACTTCTGGCGGACTGGCCTACTGCTAAATCCCGCTTCAAGGTGCTGGTGCCTCCGAGCGAACGGGCTCCCATGGGGCTCACCGAGAAACAGGCCGTCGCGGCCTAA
- a CDS encoding AIR synthase, which yields MAANLRLTAAAAAELGRQAAVAGTPGQMHLDVIPGECAQHIIRIRPGHLAGIAIARADGITLHAPQEQVGVLKNLCLDYRGDLSGGGFLIRAAKGIEPCACGSAFSRR from the coding sequence ATGGCTGCCAATCTGCGATTAACCGCAGCAGCAGCTGCCGAGCTGGGGCGCCAAGCAGCAGTGGCTGGAACCCCAGGGCAAATGCATTTGGATGTCATCCCCGGTGAGTGCGCGCAGCACATCATCCGAATCCGCCCTGGCCACCTTGCGGGCATTGCCATTGCCCGGGCCGATGGCATCACCCTGCATGCACCGCAAGAGCAGGTCGGAGTTCTTAAAAATCTTTGTCTCGACTACCGAGGCGACCTCAGCGGTGGTGGATTTCTGATCCGGGCCGCGAAGGGAATTGAGCCGTGCGCTTGTGGAAGTGCCTTCAGCCGTCGTTAA